Genomic DNA from Cydia fagiglandana chromosome 3, ilCydFagi1.1, whole genome shotgun sequence:
cacaagcttacttctgcgaagttctttctaatgctaaaaaaaatgaactatatatgtaggtacagaatAGACTTTACTTTTCAAATTGAGCCCCCGCATTGTTTTTGGCACATAAGATTAAGCAACACTACAATCATCGTACCTATCTACTTATTTAGTAAGTAGCGACACCACCGGCAAAGAACGACGTAAGTAGTTACCGGGGACCACATGGTCTTCATAATCCTGATCAAGCCAAGGTCTTCATTAACAAGCAAGGTTGCAGGATTCGGTGGTCACTGTTACTCACTTGTTTTCAAGTATTAGTCAGTTCCCGATTTGCCCGTGGGGGGATCTCGCAACATCCTCTTTTAAATTGCGAGTTATCGTAATTGTTTGATTGCCAGATTGCTGGTCTGTGCCATTCGAGCTCAGGGCGCCTTGTGGACTAGGACATgatatcgggaaacaatattttttacatgGAAAAAACATTAGTGGTACAGGGATTATTAGGAGCTGTTAATAACCCTATCGAAAGACGCGCGGGTTTCCTTCTTAGTAAATAATTTTTATCACCAACAGAGTTTCATACGAAACAAAAATGGGGCACCTCCATGGAGATATAAATGAGATGGTGCATCAAATGCAAAGATTCTCGTGGGTGGATTACGTAGTGTTTGTGTTCATGCTGGCAATAAGTGCTCTAGTTGGTATTTATTGGGGTTTCATGAAGAAGCAGACGACGCAGAGCGATTACCTGCTGGGCGGAAGGAATATGAAGGTTGTTCCCGTTGCTATGTCCTTGGTGGCTAGGTGAGTAGGTACCTCATACAAATATTGTAATCAAATCGTTGGATCGATTTTATTCGTAATTTTTTGCGGAAATTTGAACTAATGTCAAGCTATTAGATTTTTGGTGGAAATTAGACACTTTTTTTGCAAGAGTTCACCGTTGTTGACGCTCATCGCTGACTTTGGGAACGCCGGTGGACGCTTCCTGTATGCAATCGGTTTTCGTGAATCAGGTACATTATTTACATACCCATCAAAAATTTCCAGTTGCCATAGTTTGCTATTTCCACTCAGCTTTTCAAAGTTGATTGCGATCCCGGAGCTCGATGTCGAAGATGAGGTCATCGCCAGCACCAAATCGTTGACATTTTCGAATTAATGTAACAGTTTTTGCCGGAAACTATTTATGTACTAATTATTCGCGTACCCTGGGCCCATGACCTGTTTTGGGTAGAATTCTATCCGGATTGATCAGAGAAAATACTAATTTGTTTAGAGtttgaaaataaaaaaccgggcaagtgcgagtcggactcgcgcacgaagggttccgtaccataatgcaaaaaaaagcaaaaaaaaaacggtcacccatccaagtactgaccactcccgacgttgcttaactttggtcaaaaatcacgtttgttgtatgggagccccatttaaatctttattttattctgtttttagtatttgttgttatagcggcaacagaaatacatcatctgtgaaaatttcaactgtctagctatgacggatcgtgagatacagcctggtgacagacaggcggacggacggacggacggacagcgaagtcttagtaatagggtcccgttttaccctttgggtacggaatcctaaaaactaGAGACTCAACAAAAGAGTCGCCAGCTAATTGCATTAGGCTTAAAACCTGTTTGCTTTTTACTTATGTTCCAACACAAACACACACCTACCACCTatctgccgtggcgcagcgacccgaagtggatcttggcctctgacactaaggaacgccatgcttctctgtctagcgccgtttctgtccaatcgacggcaccgagctcgttcagatctttcacgacctcatcgcaccagcgatacctaggatgCCCAACCGGTTGTCGACCatccggacggcccgagtacgctctccaaaccgctcgatcttcagccatacggaccacgtgcccgagccatcggagtcttgaggctttcgtttctcctACTATATTGGGCTCGGCCACTAGATCTTCGATTTCCTGGTTCCTGCGTATCCTCCACGAGCCATCTTCTCCGCGAGTGGGTCCCAGTATCTTCCGGTAGATCCTCCGTTCAGCCACCAGCAGTGCGTATTCCTCTTTTTGTGTACACAAACACAAACAGTTCAATTGTAATTTTAGATtgatttaattaagtataggtATTTTCAGTTTTGTATCAGGAATAACGCTCCTGGGCTCCCCGACCGAGGTGTATATGTACGGAACGCAGTACGCTTTCATCATGGGCGGGATCTTCCTGATGTCCTTCGTGATGACTCAAGTCTATCTTCCCGTGTTCCACGAACTCAAAATCACTTCCAACTAtgaggtaagtaggtactaactTAAGTGCTTATATTTTAAACTGCACTAACTAGGTCTTGTCTAAATATTAGGTTCTAAAATGATATACCTATCATCTTATAAAAGTAATATTatcatttcttttatttcttcTCATGTTTCAGTACTTATCAATGAGATTTGACAACAGGGTACGACTATTTGGATCGTTTTTATTCGCGTTTACTTTGGTGAGTGTTTGTTAAAATATTCTTAtttagtacttaaataaatatatgaaacaaaaaaataacttaCATTTTCGGGTCATTAAACCCCATTTCAATCGCACATTGccattattatgttattattcGTACACTACTAAATTTACTacttttttaaaagttttatttgtaCACTACTAATGATCTTTATTTTTCTACAGATAGGCTGGTTGCCGATTGTTATTTACGTGCCTGCACTAGCGTTCAACCAAggtgatttttatattttcccaTTTTCATCTTACAGACCTTAGACCTACCACTTACCTTCATCTTAGGATGGGTTAgagatagggttgccagatggtcgggatttggcgggatctcccgatttttagcatgtgttcccgattcccgacaaagtgtaagctgtcccgaaaaacagcttcactttataaaacaataatttcaagtccgaactgtcgtcgagcgagcgagctgacgtagtgccaatcatgtaaaatatcgttgtttttaatacaattactttaatttgaatgtttttttttcccgacttaagtcccaaaatcccgaaaaatttatattgtttcccgataatagcggctttcgatctggcaaccctagttagAGATTAAGTTACGCAGAGGTTTcttagtccgttttttttagcattagaaagaacttcgcagaagttcgcttgtggttctatatctggcacttttagcggtaacaatttgaagtaaattatatgtattgaccatgctacattagataattcaataattattaacatttaacgagcctgataaaaactgcacacttgcttctgcggagttctttctaatgctaaaaaaaacgaactatagtagaagGTACTTAGCTGCGTTTTGTGACTAAAACTAATAATTTACACATTACCTTTTTAATCAATTAATTTAATACAAATTAGTTTCATGCAGCTACAATTCTATAGTCCTAGCTAACTACAGTAGTTAACTCCTTACAAACAGCCTCATTAGGTAAAATGAAATGCTATAGGTAGACCTATAAAAAGTGTTTTGATTTTGAATAAATATCTGAAATCAACTGTTTAgtgtttttcttttttagttACTGGAGTTGATATACATATTATCACACCAATCGTGTGCTTGGTCTGCATATTTTACACAAGTGCGGTAAGAGTCTGTTTTATCTCTATATACTTACCTGTAAAATATCGGAAACtagttttaaaaatatctaaatattaataataaccatTTTCGTATGATTATAACAACCGACACTCTGTCGGGTAACTACGCAACTATAGGTAGTTAGAATAAAAGATAGaagctataaataaaatatgtattcaGTATTTTGAAAGAAAGCTTCGACTTTATCGCTTAGGAAAAGTTCAATGCAATGCTGTCAAATTTGTCTGTAGACCATTGAAACGAATTCGCAAAGCTAAACTTAATTGTCCAACGCGATCTGACCTGACAATGCCGGTCCAGCATTGGCTTATGcagccacgagagacgttgttcctcgcttacagacgctgcatatatcatctgtcaagatgttAAAGGCCTGAATGAATAAATGAACCTTAATATTATATGCGCATAATTTTTAACGCTTTCTTTCTTTACCAGGGTGGTCTTCAAGCGGTGGTGTGGACGGATGTGATTCAGATCACCGCTATGGTAGGGGCAATGGCGTTGGTGGCTATCAAGGGTACTCTCGACGTGGGGGGCATCGGGGTCGTGTGGCAGCGCAACATGGACTCAGGGAGGATAGAATTACCGAAGTAAGGCATATGCCTCATGaccagacatcgtaacttttacagcatttttggtgcagcggggtggtgttaacggaattggtatagataattccaactgaaatggtaaattaaggttaatattaatgtaattaatgctaattattcattagggttgaaattgttgatactgattccgttaacaccactccgctgtaccaaaaatgctgtaaaagttacgatgcCTGCTTATGACACATATATACATATGAGCTTTTTTCAGAGATCCAGAATCTGAATCTCtatcctcgtaagacccaagccatcaatttttgcgcttttggaatttggaacttttcttttaagtatttctataagagttcaaaactcgaatttaatttgtacttgtacaagtacgcggggacttaaggatgactcacgttagaccgggccggagcttccggcgcttacttatCTATGATATGACAAGTGATCaggtgatgctttccatagaaaacgatgcgctggaagctccggcccgaacATGGCCCggcctaacgtgagtcatcctttacgagGCTTTGGGCacctaataaatttatatttaaggaAGGCAATGAATCATGACACATGATGAGACATGAGGATTCGACTAGGAAGAGAAGAGGAGAAATTTATATTTCTGTGGCATCATACAAAAAGATAGATGCTATAGATTTTCGTGAACTCCGCAATACGCATTGAGCTAATGTAAAATTATAGCCAAAACTCTTTGGTGCAATTTAAGGAGTCATGTACCCATCAGTGGAACGCAGATACCTATTCACCGGTGATGTCAATAAGCTTCAAATATGCTGCCTGATTGAGTTGTCTCACTAGTAAACTTCAAATGGAATTAATCCAAACGGCAGCGGCAACAAATCTAGATTGCTATGCGAATGCCCTTAGTGTATGTCATTTGAAAATAGCCACAGGATATGCATTTGCATATGGAACAGCTGGATGCCGGTTATcatcttatttatttttctaccCACGTAGGTATCTAGAACAAATGCAATGCATTAGGTCAATCATCATCAAATCCTACCTCTATTTTGTTCGGCCCACGTGGCTATAAATATTCATAGGAATAGCACATCCTGAACGATGACATCAACCACTGGATTAAGTATAATAGGAAAATCCTTCAGTTGCAATATAAGGTTGACATGGCGCCTATTGCACGACTGAGCTGCCGCAATTTGACACGTTGAGGCTACATAGGCCTTGAAGCCTTGTGGTAGTCACATGGTGACCTGCAACTAGCGCTAGTCATGTTACGTATATTCTgacaaataaataagtaggtccATGTACCTACAGTTTGTGTATCCTCTTAAATTTTCCATTAAGTTGTAACAACATGTAAAATACATTTTCGAGTTAAGTGTGTGCAAAAAACACTTAAAACACTctcgaaataaaaaaattatcgtACTTTAGAACATACAacatacaagcttttattaattaactgtACTTAAGCGTGACTACTTAACCTGACTGCTTATATATACTTGATGCTCTGGTTAAAGTCGCGGGAAACCGTTGTTGGTTGATGGCAGTGAATGACCCGTCGCTGTGAAGATccttgggggaggcctttgtccagcagtggacgtctttcggctgagatgaatgatgatgatacctACTTAAGCCTTACCTACTTTTCCGGGTCACTTTATGCCACTTTACTTGTCGACAGCTGGGACCCCAGCCCCACAGCGCGGCATACAATTTGGAACCTCGTGATCGGTGGGCTGATCTATTGGTTGCAGGCTAACTCGGTCAACCAAACCATGGTCCAGCGGTATTTGGCGCTGCCGACCTTACGAGGAGCTAAATGGtacgtataataaaattaataaagtatttttactaGCAACCCCCTAATAAACTTTCACTCATTTCTACTTATGTGCGAATTTGCAATGTTTAAGGAACCAAACACGGTtttggaatagttatttacgaccTTGCACTTgtaagtgcggaaaagaggaaattcgaaacgattGGCAATATATTAAAACACGactgaagggagtgttttaaatcgacacgagttgcgaattaccttttcgcacatGTATTGCACAACGTTTtccagtacatatggccctttaaacttttggcATACGCATGGAAAGTGCTGTTTCCCGCACCGCACTACTTAGTGTGGGAAAGCAGgaccatatgtacctactgtaaaagaAATTATAGTTAATTTGAACATTTCATTTGTTTACAGTGCTGTAATATTGTTCTGCATCGGCATATCCACTCTTTACTGCTTTTGTCTGTACTGCGGATTACTCATCTACGCTAGATTCCATGACTGTGATCCATTGACGACCAAGGTAACAAtaagttatttataataaaaacaaaacaaataaatcatAACTTGCAAAGTTTCTTTTATATGCCTACGAAGTTATTATATTTTCGTTCctgattattttattaatttagagtATATTTTCAGTTGGCGAAGCAGAAGGATCAACTATTGCCATTGCTTGTTATGGATGTCCTCGGTGATATCCCCGGATTACCCGGCGTATTTGTGGCTGGCATATTCAGCGCTGCTCTAAGGTAtgactaaatttatttaaatcgcAATTCAAGTTACAGGATCAATCGTCCCCTAAAATTAGGTTTTGGAACGGGTTTTGTTTCGAGATGGCAGAAACATTTAACTGCTAAATTTGAATAGtctaaaaacacatttttacaaCAAAATTGTTTATGTCCTGCGTAAATGTGTATCTTCTTTGCTTTTAGTTCCTTATCTACAAGTCTGAACTCAATGTCGGCGGTAGTGCTAGAAGACTTCTACAAGCCTTTTTTCAAGAAGCAACTGACGGAAAGTCAGACTAACTGGCTGTTGAGGGGAGTCGTTGTGCTGTTGGGCATAGTAAGCGTAGGTAATGACTATTCAATGCTTGTGTTGGTACGTTCATTCTTTGGGCGCGACGATCATCACATTAAATCGAATGCCAGCGCGATTTTTTTGGAACCAGGTCCTCTGCGTCAGTCATGTATTGTATGTACATATCCAGTCTATTTCCCCGTGACCGTTCCTAAGCGTCGTAAAAATCTATGTCCAAAAACCTTTGTCGTGCCCTTTTTGTTGATTAGGTATAAGATTTTCCCATCGTTCGGTTGTATAAAAGTGTATAACAACAGTTAGGTTTCATTAATTATATGTCTTCTGTTTCTGTATGCAGCCTTAGTATTTGTCGTGGAGAAGATGGGAACGATTCTGCAACTGACAATGACTTTAGAAGCGATGACCATGGGCCCGCTGCTGGGTGTATTCACAATGGGCATTCTGATGCCGTGGGTCGATGCCTCTGTAAGTAATTTTTAGTCAACGATAAATTCATTTATAACATCCATTTGTAGGTTTTGAAAAACCTTGACGACACTACTTCGAGACTTTACGCACGAGCTCCGCGAGCATGTAACATGCTCGTTTCGATTCCTCtataggtagtaggtaggtaggtagtctTTATTGACTCCATTATGGAGCAATGTCTGGGTGTTTTCCCCTTCTGCCTTCACTTTGCTGTGAAACGAGTCGATGAGAATATGGATATACAACTATGAGACTTGATATACCTTAGCTACGGTATTGAAAAGCATCGCCAATTGTAAACTTTTATTGCGAACATTCCGCCCAGAAAAAAACAGTGTTAGTATTAGTgctttaaaaattttaaaataggaTTCTTTCTCCAGGGTGCGCTGATAGGAGGTGCAAGCGGTTTGCTGACGATGGCGGCATGGTGTTTGACGGCGCAGTTCGCCATCGCCCGAGGAGCTATCACCCACGGGCACAAGCCGCTCACCACGGCGGGATGCTCGTATAACTACACTGTTGCGGCTGTTGCTGACGTTCCCGTTATTGTGTGAGtttctattacttatgaaaaaaaaaatctacagaAAGAAGCAGCGactttttacatttttgttaCGGAAAACTGTGATTAGGTATATAATCAAATAGTATCTTTACTCTCTGGTTCCTTGATGATTATCGTGCAAAGAAATGTTTACATCAATGGTTCCTTTGTAGTTGTGGCACACTTAGAAAGCAAACGCGTGGTTCGATATTTGTcctaatggggttggccggtggaactatttagcagatggcgccagcatagcttgccctgtcaatgcCTAGAATTgcgtcaaatttttttttaagccaaatctcatagaaaatggggctagctatgatggcgccatctatacaaacctttgacagttgccataCCCTATTGTCCGAATATGGTCACAATCGGATAGGTACCattctaaaaaaaaccgggcaagtgcgagtcggattcgcgcaccaagggttccgtaccataatgcaaaaaaaaaacggaaaaaaatgcaaaaaagaacggtcacccatccaagtactgaccacgcccgacgttgcttaactttggtcaaaaatcacgtttgttgtatgggagccccatttaaatctatattttattctgtttttagtatttgttgttatagcggcaacagaaatacatcatctgtgaaaatttcaactgtctaggttctatcacggttcgtgaaatacagcctggtgacagacagacggacggacggacggacggacggacagcgaagtcttagtaatagggtcccgttttaccctttgggtacggaaccctaaaaagcatgtACTTAGATGTCAGTGGAAAactgaaaatgaaaatgggtaTCGATATCAATTGATAGAGATTTGAAAATCATCTTTAGGTTTTTTGATCATTTTGAATGACCATTTAGGATCTATAACGATTTCAAGTTGGTTAAACAATTATATCGCTAtggggattttttttatttgattgttTAATGAACCCTTCCAATTTGTTATCTCAGTGACGAAGTAAACCCCATCCTGCGAGTATCCTACATGTGGTACACCCTGGCCGGCATGTTGGTCACCATAGCAGTAGGCGCATCGGTATCGCGCGTGAACCGCGCGTGTGGTGCGGCGTACGTACCCCCGGCGCCGAAGCTGCTGGCGCCACAGTTGCGGAGGCTTTATAAGGACCCGCCGCATCCGAGCGAAGAACCGTATATAAAGGCTTACGGGAACAATAAGGTCAGTTCGAATTAAATTTTACGTAGACTCGCATGTCGCGGTGTCGTGTTCTAActtgtacagttaacagtgccATCTATCTGACCCTTTTTATACACTTTATCGAGCCCTAGATGGCTTATTGATAATCGATACGCATCCAATAAGGGTACACAGTTCCCTATACAGTCCATAGGTGCCGCTGTAATCAAGATTTAGGCTAGTGAATTTAGATGTAGGTACTTGTTTTACTTTCTCAATTTACTTACTCCATAAGAAGCACACGTTGTTTGTCTCCGACTCCCCAAAGAACCAACAACACTTCTTTTTCTATTGTTGTTCTTCTTCTCTATCTATTTATATTTGTACTATAAGTAGTTATATACTACATATGTCTTTTGAAAGTATGAGATGAATGTCATCAGAAAACTAGAGTACGATCGAGAGAAGtctgacttttcttggtctaactctaaaattGTTACTTTAGTTTataatacgagtacctatataattattGATATTAGTCATTCTATTAGTATGGCTTCAAtgataaaacaaattaaaataagaaaGCGTCAAACCTCGAGTAACTGATGTAGAACACTTGAAATAAGTGGTAATTTATTCAATAGCAAAATTAtagaaactattattaaaattaagtataaactaaataaattacaactaaaactaataaattaaataaataaaacttacccacctaccttaggtcccccagatctgtcccctgcggaagggtacccataaggctggctatattcccacgctgaatagctatgcctattctttggcctaggaatgagccagccctagggtcACCCGTGGTTTCCAATAAGTTGTGTttgtttcaaattcaaattgatTTCTTTTTTGTTGCCAGGAAGCCAATCAAGTGAATTCGTCCTGTATAAATATGAAGCCCATCTCTGAATGCGAAGAAGTGAGCTGAGTTTGTAATGAAGCtttgtattatttataagcaattaatttgtaataaattatttctacatttttgtttaccaaaatgtcacttttttatttatcccCAAAAATTGcattaaggtgtattcgggtaataccgaatgtcggataattccgaaattcagatgaaaatcacccttaattccatcataatatttaaaagtctcttttcggaattatccgacagttttcgacattcgaaATTATCCGAGTAAACCTTAAGTACACCTACCGGGCGCTATTTATTATAAAACCGGATATAGTTCGTGTCATCCACGATTACGCGCAGATTTGTCAAATATAACCTCTAATAATATGTCAATACGAGTCAAAGCACGCGTCTTCATGAATGACATGATCTAAGAACTATCGGCTTTTAAAAACATAGTTGGCCCAGAATCATTTTTTAAAGAGTGATAATGATAACAAGAAGGGGTCATGATCAGCATCCCAGCACTGTGAAAAACTAGACTAGCTAAAAATAAACAGTGCCCAATGACGACTAACGACTGGGGCCCGATTTAGTTTAACAACGTGTTacagttttgatcttattttgatacgaacttaacggctcggccacgacattgagcgacttgcgacggcggcagagataaccataggttgggtTGGAGCaggacacagcgatcggaccttttgttcccacctatggttgtcgctgccgccgtcgctaGTCGCGTAATGTCGTGACCGACCCGTAGGATCGTGCAAGTCGGGAAAGTCGTGCTTGAGTCagtcttcttcgttacactctttaCAAAGTCGATGACCACTCTGTAaagcttacaaataaaaatgtaaagtCCATGAGGCCATTATGTAAACTTTTGAGCGCCTTGCTTAaagacacgtcgccattcctcccgtagaacTGCTTTCCGcgagcattcgcttactgtggccGACACACTGGCTTTGATTTGGTCGGTCCGTCTCATTGGCGATCTTCCTCTAGCCCTGTAACCAAGACGATTGTCAAGGCCatgtcaaaaccagttcaaaaacaatacaaattgttaaattagaATCCACCTCCGGTTAGCAATATCTTCTAGTGACCTTTTAACAAGGTCATCAGCCAATCTCGTAGTTATTAGGGGGGCGACCCACGCCTAGTCTCGTCTTCACGTATCAAGGAATTGTTCACTAGCTTTTCAGCTTTTtacacttaaattaaaatgtgtgAAGCAGTGAGGAGTTTTCAATAGGCACTAAGCCAGTAAGGGCTTAAGAGTTACACGAACCCGCCGCCTAAAAGCCGCTCCCATGCAATATATTAGTTACTTACactttcattttaaaactacatCCAATAAGTTACACCTATACGAGTCTGAAGTAGAGATAcgtaacataatatatttatgcaaAAATTCTACTAGCTCTAATTTTTTACAACGATTTCCAGCAACGAAAACTATTTTTTCAGAATGTAAAATGTCTCTTCTTTCTTGTTTGTTTTCAATATGAGGTGAGTGAGACGTAATGAATGATGACAATGAATTAATATTGGCTCCTCATCTCATGACATAATGTCTTTATTTTGAAAGCATTTTTTTATTCCATAGAAGGGCTATTTTAAGTCACATTTGCAAGCATTAAAGGAAACGTTAAGCACCTGATCCGAAGGAAGTCCAACTCATTACAAGTGCGAGTACCGGTATGTTGACGGCTTATCGTCTTGATGATTACACGCCCACTCAAACCTGAGGCCAGCTTGAGGTCTATTTCCAGACAGGAAATCAGCAATTTGTCGTTTAAAATAGTCCATCAGAGTAGTGCACAAAAATCGCGGGCGTATAATTGGAAAATTCATTCATACGGCGTCGTCCCCTACGGAACAGAAGTGTCTTGGATAAGAAAAAAAGATAGTGCAAAAAAATCACAAAATGGATGATCCAATAGACGTCTCAGTGGTTAGAAAGTCATTTCAACATTTCACAATGATTGACTATTCAGTGTTCGTCTTAATGTTAGGCGTGTGCACGGGAATAGGGCTATATTTTGGCTGTGTAAAGAAACAGAAATCTGCGCAGGATTACTTGATGGGTGGAAGGGATATGGGCATCGTTCCTGTTACGTTCTCTTTGGTTGCAAGGTAAGCTTTTTAAACACATCAGATCTTATTACTTATTTAGCCCTGCTAAGCCAATTAGCGGTATCTCAACTAAGCCAATTAACGatatctcaaataaaaattaaattgtttttgtGATACCGCTAACTATTCGGCTAGGATGGCAAGATTCTACATTCAACGAATTCATGTaagtactagagatgcaacggatagttgtttggccggataccggataccggatatccggcctggacactggccgaatatccggtatccggccgccggatattcgtcCGGCGGAACTCGTAGGtaacatttcggtttttcaggtgtgCATTCTgaaggtttgacctgtttccaagtaaacgttcgcgcgggctcatttctaggttcgaaatgagtgcgcgtgcaagtcagtggaatgattaaattgttttaaaataataaaaaagcacGATTATGActgtgtctgtttcttaaatccaatttgtttactccgaaatcaagcaatgttactatccggtatccggccggatagaaggccactatccggtatccggccggatagtaaaatagtggcctgataggccggataccggatagttaccggatatccggtgcatgtCTAGTAAGTACCTAGATTGTCAGAGGAAACTTcttcatatttatttttgaaaattctGGAAAGTCTGTACATACTGAAAACTTCGCTGTTTTAATCGAGTACATTGA
This window encodes:
- the LOC134679953 gene encoding sodium-coupled monocarboxylate transporter 1-like; protein product: MGHLHGDINEMVHQMQRFSWVDYVVFVFMLAISALVGIYWGFMKKQTTQSDYLLGGRNMKVVPVAMSLVASFVSGITLLGSPTEVYMYGTQYAFIMGGIFLMSFVMTQVYLPVFHELKITSNYEYLSMRFDNRVRLFGSFLFAFTLIGWLPIVIYVPALAFNQVTGVDIHIITPIVCLVCIFYTSAGGLQAVVWTDVIQITAMVGAMALVAIKGTLDVGGIGVVWQRNMDSGRIELPNWDPSPTARHTIWNLVIGGLIYWLQANSVNQTMVQRYLALPTLRGAKCAVILFCIGISTLYCFCLYCGLLIYARFHDCDPLTTKLAKQKDQLLPLLVMDVLGDIPGLPGVFVAGIFSAALSSLSTSLNSMSAVVLEDFYKPFFKKQLTESQTNWLLRGVVVLLGIVSVALVFVVEKMGTILQLTMTLEAMTMGPLLGVFTMGILMPWVDASGALIGGASGLLTMAAWCLTAQFAIARGAITHGHKPLTTAGCSYNYTVAAVADVPVIVDEVNPILRVSYMWYTLAGMLVTIAVGASVSRVNRACGAAYVPPAPKLLAPQLRRLYKDPPHPSEEPYIKAYGNNKEANQVNSSCINMKPISECEEVS